A single genomic interval of Saccharospirillum mangrovi harbors:
- a CDS encoding FMN-binding glutamate synthase family protein, translating to MSGSFTQLGLTILAFSGLLILGSLIVLGLVLIGLYIIDRRQSTHTIRRNYPIIGRFRYWFEHLGEFFRQYFFAMDREELPFNRAERSWVYRAAKNLDNTIAFGSTRSLEPVGSLFFMNDAFPTLEDTADHPLPVTIGPDAKHPYQPKSFFNISGMSYGALSEPAVRALSFGAAKAGCWMNTGEGALSRFHLEGGCDLVFQIGTAKYGVRDKNGNLSDEKLREIAAHDSVRMFEIKLSQGAKPGKGGILPGEKVTEEIARARGIPEGEDSISPNRHLDIEQPDDLLDMIVRVRRVTGKPVGFKCVLGETGWLVALLRRIKERGLEYAPDFITLDSADGGTGAAPQPLMDYVGLPIKESLPWLVDTLKSEGMRERIKIVASGKLMVPSKVAWALATGADFIVSARGFMFALGCVQSLQCNKNTCPTGVTTHNPRLQRGLVPADKAERVAHYHAQMVHFLGILAHSCGVAGPRDLQRKHVRIVTQSGISMPLDTFYQRHIPLTMIEPSQSGIPGQP from the coding sequence ATGTCCGGATCGTTCACTCAATTGGGTCTGACCATTCTGGCCTTTTCCGGCCTGTTGATTCTGGGCAGTTTGATCGTACTGGGGCTGGTATTGATCGGCCTGTACATCATCGACCGCCGCCAAAGCACGCACACCATTCGTCGCAATTATCCGATTATCGGCCGCTTCCGTTACTGGTTCGAACACCTGGGCGAATTTTTCCGGCAATACTTTTTCGCCATGGATCGCGAAGAGTTGCCGTTCAACCGCGCCGAACGTTCCTGGGTATACCGCGCCGCCAAAAACCTCGACAACACCATTGCCTTTGGCTCGACGCGCTCGCTCGAACCGGTCGGCTCGCTGTTCTTTATGAACGATGCCTTTCCGACACTCGAAGACACCGCCGACCACCCGCTGCCAGTCACCATCGGTCCCGACGCCAAACACCCTTACCAGCCGAAATCTTTCTTCAATATTTCCGGCATGAGTTACGGCGCGCTGTCGGAACCGGCGGTGCGGGCACTCTCGTTCGGCGCCGCCAAAGCCGGTTGCTGGATGAACACTGGTGAAGGCGCACTGTCGCGCTTTCACCTGGAAGGCGGTTGCGATCTGGTGTTTCAAATCGGCACTGCCAAGTACGGCGTGCGCGATAAGAACGGCAATCTGAGCGACGAAAAACTGCGCGAAATTGCCGCGCACGACAGCGTGCGGATGTTCGAAATCAAACTCAGCCAGGGCGCCAAACCCGGCAAAGGCGGCATTCTGCCGGGCGAAAAAGTCACCGAAGAAATTGCCCGGGCGCGCGGCATTCCCGAAGGCGAAGATTCGATCAGCCCGAACCGTCATCTGGACATCGAACAACCCGACGATTTGCTCGACATGATCGTTCGCGTGCGCCGCGTTACCGGCAAGCCGGTCGGCTTCAAATGCGTGCTCGGCGAAACCGGCTGGCTGGTGGCGTTGCTGCGCCGCATCAAAGAACGCGGCCTGGAATACGCGCCCGACTTCATCACCCTCGACAGCGCCGACGGCGGCACCGGCGCAGCGCCCCAACCGTTGATGGATTACGTCGGTTTGCCGATCAAGGAAAGCCTGCCGTGGCTGGTCGATACGCTGAAATCGGAAGGCATGCGCGAGCGCATTAAAATTGTCGCGTCCGGTAAATTGATGGTGCCGTCGAAGGTCGCCTGGGCGCTGGCGACCGGCGCCGATTTCATCGTGTCAGCGCGCGGCTTTATGTTCGCGCTCGGCTGTGTGCAGTCGCTGCAATGCAACAAAAACACCTGCCCGACTGGCGTCACCACGCACAACCCGCGCCTGCAACGCGGTTTAGTGCCGGCCGACAAAGCCGAACGGGTGGCGCATTATCACGCTCAGATGGTGCACTTTTTGGGGATTCTGGCGCATTCGTGCGGCGTGGCTGGTCCGCGAGACCTGCAACGCAAACACGTGCGCATCGTCACTCAAAGTGGCATTTCGATGCCGCTGGATACCTTCTACCAACGGCACATCCCACTGACGATGATCGAACCGAGCCAGAGCGGCATTCCCGGCCAGCCGTAA
- a CDS encoding DMT family transporter produces MPTAIARPIAILILITAATMFAGNHVAARLAFDDGTGLLLAILARGGVALLIMTVLALWQGHRFRVPAGKRGWQVLLGLMIAGQSLCLYSAVARVPVAVALLVMNTWPILLVLLNWAITRRPPSWRLVSIMALILAGVVLVLDVPAWLADPAGMGPNWLPGVAFALAAACFFTVAMWTTDHRLAGMPGSVRSVFTMFTVLIVMVFGGLFSLVPGGLDVPTATQGWVGLALLALLYGTGSTLLFVLAPRLDMARNAPVVNFEPVASLILGFIVLGQTLSPLQLLGGAVVICGIVWLSLVREL; encoded by the coding sequence ATGCCCACTGCCATCGCCAGACCGATCGCCATTCTGATTCTGATCACCGCTGCAACCATGTTTGCAGGCAACCACGTTGCCGCCCGTCTGGCGTTCGACGACGGTACCGGTCTGTTGCTGGCGATTCTGGCGCGCGGTGGTGTGGCGTTGTTGATTATGACGGTGCTGGCGCTGTGGCAGGGGCATCGTTTTCGCGTTCCGGCCGGTAAGCGCGGCTGGCAGGTGTTGCTGGGGCTGATGATTGCCGGCCAGAGTCTGTGCCTGTATTCGGCGGTGGCACGGGTGCCGGTGGCGGTGGCGCTGCTGGTGATGAACACCTGGCCGATCTTGCTGGTGTTGTTGAATTGGGCGATCACCCGTCGGCCGCCGTCGTGGCGACTGGTGTCGATCATGGCGCTGATTCTGGCTGGCGTTGTGTTGGTGTTGGATGTGCCCGCCTGGTTGGCTGACCCGGCTGGCATGGGGCCGAACTGGTTGCCCGGCGTGGCGTTTGCGCTTGCCGCTGCCTGCTTTTTTACCGTCGCCATGTGGACTACGGATCACCGGCTTGCCGGTATGCCCGGCTCAGTGCGGTCGGTGTTTACCATGTTCACGGTGCTGATCGTTATGGTGTTCGGTGGCCTGTTCAGCCTGGTGCCGGGCGGGTTGGATGTGCCAACGGCGACTCAGGGTTGGGTCGGGTTGGCGTTGCTGGCGCTGCTGTATGGCACCGGCTCGACACTCTTGTTCGTGCTGGCGCCACGGTTGGACATGGCGCGCAACGCTCCGGTGGTGAATTTCGAGCCAGTGGCGTCGCTGATTCTCGGCTTTATCGTGCTCGGCCAGACGTTGTCGCCGTTGCAGTTGCTCGGCGGTGCCGTGGTGATTTGCGGCATTGTCTGGCTGAGCCTGGTGCGCGAGCTCTGA